A portion of the Algisphaera agarilytica genome contains these proteins:
- a CDS encoding PEP-CTERM sorting domain-containing protein → MGPKFSTRLALGMIACFAPLSASAAFVSPTSWSRGIGGTTYQEWDVFSTNSGATPDVGNVNGNGTASLTETVSGSFITSGGNIYHAGAASSFTVTTPEADVTAPAPDHNVTAIVQIRSQGTELDYSSVLLNGIAAVDTAELGRIALGGFGGELVDSWFLFNIPYAAFGDGIPGVEDLTLTFNATGAHMSLDRLSIDTAIQPFGFYAEPNPVPEPASLALLGLGAITMLTRRRA, encoded by the coding sequence ATGGGCCCCAAGTTCAGTACCCGCCTCGCTCTCGGCATGATCGCCTGCTTCGCCCCCCTGTCGGCTAGCGCCGCGTTTGTCTCCCCCACCAGCTGGAGCCGTGGGATCGGCGGAACGACGTATCAGGAGTGGGATGTCTTCTCGACCAACAGCGGCGCCACCCCCGACGTGGGCAATGTCAACGGCAACGGCACCGCCTCGCTCACCGAAACCGTCAGCGGGTCGTTCATCACCAGCGGCGGCAACATCTACCACGCCGGCGCGGCCTCGTCGTTCACGGTGACCACCCCCGAAGCCGACGTCACCGCCCCGGCCCCCGACCACAACGTCACCGCCATCGTGCAGATCCGCAGCCAGGGCACCGAGTTGGACTACAGCTCGGTGCTGCTCAACGGCATCGCCGCCGTGGATACCGCTGAACTCGGTCGCATCGCCCTCGGCGGCTTCGGCGGCGAGCTGGTCGACAGCTGGTTCCTCTTCAACATCCCCTACGCCGCGTTTGGTGACGGCATCCCGGGCGTGGAAGACCTGACGCTGACCTTCAACGCGACCGGCGCCCACATGAGCCTCGACCGCCTCTCGATCGACACCGCCATCCAGCCCTTCGGCTTCTACGCCGAACCCAACCCCGTGCCCGAGCCCGCCTCGCTGGCACTGCTCGGGCTGGGCGCCATCACGATGCTCACCCGTCGTCGCGCCTAA
- a CDS encoding type II secretion system protein, translating to MRRPVQSKPKLGFTLIELLVVISIIALLMGILLPALGKARKAAQQAKGLSNLRQMMIGYNLYQQDHDGQVLWGYTPPTIAGNPVQTQTTTGHTFGIPVAERYAWRFERYVNGVWDILHSHQAVPDIPTTSDSPSDAFLKAYNLSLYPSIGINSVYVGGHYGPFDGFRLSPSLGDYVPNRGQHVVFRAIEAQRPSELIVFAEAQARLGDDPAFSDDPQAGLHFLTPPHANGERWRADGDRFDNLMPVSIAGIPEGRYSTATNTAFFDGHAAGLSASQLDDMRLWANKAKTADYDFSP from the coding sequence ATGCGTCGACCCGTTCAATCCAAACCCAAACTCGGCTTCACGCTGATCGAGCTGCTCGTGGTGATTTCGATCATCGCGTTGCTGATGGGCATCCTGCTGCCCGCTCTGGGCAAAGCCCGCAAGGCCGCCCAACAAGCCAAAGGCCTGAGCAACCTCCGGCAGATGATGATCGGCTACAACCTGTACCAGCAGGACCACGACGGCCAGGTGCTCTGGGGATACACCCCGCCGACCATCGCGGGTAACCCCGTGCAAACGCAAACCACCACGGGCCACACATTCGGCATCCCGGTCGCCGAACGCTACGCGTGGCGTTTCGAGCGCTACGTCAACGGCGTCTGGGACATCCTGCACAGCCACCAGGCCGTGCCCGACATCCCCACCACCAGCGACTCCCCCAGCGACGCCTTCCTCAAGGCGTACAACCTCAGCCTCTACCCCAGCATCGGGATCAACTCGGTCTACGTCGGCGGGCACTACGGGCCGTTCGACGGCTTCAGGCTCTCGCCCTCCCTGGGCGATTACGTGCCCAACCGCGGACAACACGTGGTCTTCCGGGCCATCGAGGCGCAACGCCCCAGCGAACTCATCGTCTTCGCCGAGGCCCAGGCCCGGCTGGGCGACGACCCCGCGTTTTCCGACGACCCGCAGGCCGGGCTGCACTTCCTCACCCCACCCCACGCCAACGGCGAACGGTGGCGTGCCGATGGCGACCGCTTCGACAACCTGATGCCCGTGAGCATCGCCGGCATCCCCGAGGGCCGATACAGCACCGCCACGAACACCGCGTTCTTCGACGGACACGCCGCCGGCCTGTCCGCCTCCCAACTCGACGACATGCGTCTCTGGGCCAACAAGGCCAAGACCGCCGACTACGACTTCTCCCCCTAA
- a CDS encoding DUF6607 family protein, whose translation MFRLTLTVLTVVLTLTFAIGTASACEPCGCEGKAADKLKDTLTESAAAHDHDHPHTHGVSHSHHGESLAPEADRQAILAMAGEYKVKFQFQETVAIEADYELKDPYNSKATEFVEVIADTGDFISLQHILVMQPRDEEGNLKEDAEAVVVKHWRQDWTYQDTELLEFRGNQTWETVTVDPAKVQGTWSQAVYQVDDSPRYEAYGTWEHVGERSAWNSETTWRPLPRREFSKRSDYQVLVAHNRHTITPEGWVHEQDNHKLVLDDQGQPLKVIAHESGLNVYDRTDDVDFTAGRVYWEKTAAYWEDVREIWADTFEQNASFTLAKEIDGEKLHSALFKIASDAKDNGHSEETKAAANDTVLAYLTQPAAD comes from the coding sequence ATGTTCCGCCTGACTCTGACCGTTCTCACCGTGGTCCTCACGCTTACTTTCGCCATCGGCACCGCCAGCGCCTGCGAGCCCTGCGGCTGCGAAGGCAAAGCCGCCGACAAACTCAAAGACACGCTGACCGAAAGCGCCGCCGCACACGACCACGACCATCCGCACACCCACGGCGTCTCCCACAGCCATCACGGCGAATCGCTCGCCCCCGAAGCCGACCGCCAAGCCATCCTCGCCATGGCCGGTGAGTACAAGGTCAAGTTCCAGTTCCAGGAAACTGTCGCCATCGAGGCCGACTACGAACTGAAAGACCCCTACAACTCCAAGGCCACCGAGTTCGTTGAGGTCATCGCCGACACCGGCGATTTCATCTCGCTCCAGCACATCCTCGTGATGCAGCCCCGCGACGAAGAAGGCAACCTCAAGGAAGACGCCGAGGCCGTGGTCGTCAAGCACTGGCGGCAGGACTGGACCTACCAGGACACCGAGCTGCTCGAGTTCCGCGGCAACCAGACCTGGGAAACCGTGACCGTCGATCCGGCCAAGGTCCAAGGCACCTGGAGCCAGGCCGTCTACCAAGTCGACGATTCGCCGCGTTACGAGGCCTACGGCACGTGGGAACACGTCGGCGAACGCTCGGCCTGGAACTCCGAAACCACTTGGCGTCCCCTGCCCCGCCGTGAATTCTCCAAGCGGTCCGACTACCAGGTCCTGGTCGCGCACAACCGCCACACCATCACGCCCGAAGGCTGGGTCCACGAGCAAGACAACCACAAGCTTGTCCTCGACGACCAAGGCCAACCGCTCAAAGTCATCGCCCACGAATCGGGCCTGAACGTCTACGACCGCACCGACGACGTCGACTTCACCGCCGGCCGGGTGTACTGGGAAAAGACCGCGGCCTACTGGGAAGACGTCCGCGAAATCTGGGCCGACACCTTCGAGCAAAACGCTTCGTTCACGTTGGCGAAAGAAATCGACGGCGAAAAGCTGCACAGCGCCTTGTTCAAGATCGCTTCGGACGCCAAGGACAACGGCCACTCCGAAGAAACCAAGGCCGCGGCCAACGACACCGTCCTGGCCTACCTGACCCAACCCGCCGCAGACTAA
- a CDS encoding P-II family nitrogen regulator, with protein MKPIKRMEIVIGTVHADRVIEALRSVGVTGYTVINGVSGSGDRGTRRIDGVSGAFENCMVISACDESLVDPAVKKIKPILKRFGGLCLVSDAQWIMH; from the coding sequence ATGAAACCAATCAAACGCATGGAAATCGTCATCGGCACCGTCCACGCCGATCGGGTCATCGAGGCACTGCGAAGTGTCGGCGTCACCGGCTACACCGTCATCAACGGCGTGTCCGGCTCGGGCGACCGCGGCACCCGGCGGATCGACGGCGTGTCGGGCGCGTTCGAGAACTGCATGGTGATCTCGGCCTGCGACGAATCCCTCGTCGACCCGGCGGTCAAGAAGATCAAACCCATCCTCAAACGCTTCGGCGGCTTGTGTCTCGTCAGCGATGCGCAGTGGATCATGCACTGA
- a CDS encoding sodium-dependent bicarbonate transport family permease — protein sequence MDVSLLLDNLRTPAILFFGLGVFAAVVRSDLALPQPIPKFLSVYLLMAIGLHGGVELMRSEIDTSVVLILLAAVGLSAATPLWSFFVLRLKLDVPNAAAMAATYGSISAVTFITATNFLDSLNSTDPAYTPGGYMVAAMALMESPAIVVGVLLARYFASPAKDSDSSSDPLPQEDRGKIDWGELLREAFFNGAVIVLVGSLLIGIAIDEKGWDSIQPFVYTPFKGVLCLFLLDMGLVAARRLSDLRRCGPSLIAFAILSAPLHASLGIAVAWLLGVGQGDALLLAVLAGSASYIAVPAAMRLAVPEANPGLYVTMSLAVTFPFNITVGIPLYLAIIEALWA from the coding sequence ATGGATGTTTCTCTACTCCTCGACAACCTGCGAACCCCCGCGATCCTGTTCTTCGGGCTGGGCGTGTTCGCCGCGGTCGTTCGGTCGGACCTGGCGCTGCCGCAACCCATCCCGAAGTTCCTGTCGGTCTACCTCTTGATGGCCATTGGGCTGCACGGCGGCGTCGAGCTGATGCGTAGCGAGATCGACACCTCGGTCGTCCTGATTCTTCTCGCGGCGGTGGGGCTGTCGGCAGCGACGCCGCTCTGGTCGTTCTTCGTCCTGCGGCTGAAGCTGGACGTGCCCAACGCCGCGGCGATGGCGGCGACCTACGGCTCGATCAGCGCGGTCACCTTCATCACCGCCACCAACTTCCTCGACTCGCTCAACAGCACCGACCCGGCCTACACCCCCGGCGGCTACATGGTCGCCGCGATGGCGCTCATGGAAAGCCCGGCGATCGTCGTCGGCGTACTGCTCGCCCGCTACTTCGCGTCCCCCGCCAAGGACAGCGATTCCTCCTCCGATCCGCTGCCCCAAGAGGACCGGGGCAAGATCGACTGGGGCGAGCTGCTGCGGGAAGCGTTTTTCAACGGCGCGGTGATCGTGCTGGTGGGGTCGCTGCTCATCGGCATCGCGATCGACGAGAAGGGGTGGGACAGTATCCAGCCGTTCGTCTACACGCCGTTCAAGGGCGTGCTCTGCCTGTTTCTGTTGGACATGGGTCTGGTTGCCGCGCGGCGGTTGTCGGACCTGCGTCGCTGTGGTCCGTCGCTGATCGCCTTTGCGATTCTGAGTGCGCCGCTGCACGCATCGCTGGGCATCGCGGTGGCGTGGCTGCTGGGCGTGGGGCAGGGCGATGCGTTGCTGCTGGCGGTCCTGGCGGGCAGCGCGAGCTACATCGCGGTGCCGGCTGCCATGCGTCTGGCGGTGCCCGAAGCCAACCCCGGTCTTTATGTCACCATGTCGTTGGCGGTGACGTTCCCCTTCAACATCACCGTCGGGATCCCGTTGTACCTGGCGATCATCGAGGCGCTCTGGGCGTAA
- a CDS encoding carbonic anhydrase, whose translation MPDSPVFTSPEPFEAERINALAIYCSDGRFGEQFDDFLHHHLCLPRYDRLAVPGGPACLAGHYTSENELIGIKSQIRFLIEAHNLNTIVLIQHHNCAFYAHAMPGKQFEQIKPAQDLDLGAAAAELRKMRPSLRVLTIFARLVGDRVQFEEVHPEAVSTN comes from the coding sequence ATGCCCGATTCCCCGGTTTTCACCAGCCCCGAGCCGTTCGAAGCCGAACGCATCAACGCCTTGGCCATCTACTGCTCAGACGGCCGATTCGGCGAACAGTTCGACGACTTCCTCCACCACCATTTATGCCTGCCGCGATACGACCGCCTCGCGGTGCCCGGCGGCCCGGCGTGTCTGGCGGGGCACTACACCAGCGAAAACGAACTCATCGGGATCAAGTCCCAGATCCGTTTTCTGATCGAAGCCCACAACCTCAACACCATCGTCCTGATCCAGCACCACAACTGCGCGTTCTACGCCCACGCGATGCCGGGCAAGCAGTTCGAGCAGATCAAGCCCGCCCAGGACCTCGATCTGGGCGCGGCTGCGGCGGAGCTGCGCAAGATGCGCCCGAGCCTGCGGGTGTTGACGATATTCGCACGGCTGGTGGGCGACCGGGTGCAGTTTGAGGAAGTCCATCCGGAGGCGGTTTCCACGAACTGA
- a CDS encoding DUF3553 domain-containing protein: MTTPIRFAQGDTVRHPKRPEWGVGTVRSIQAIAQPDGTRAQRLTVDFANQGRKNINTAIAPLIREGEAKPVAPAKPKTRRNTPQPPLPQPKTAKAAASVTPNGDGSAGNGSSGSGWLDAMDPDGAKSNELWDLPDELSDPFASLPERLAATLKTYRFSTEPRALMDWAVVQTGLNDPLSKYTRSELEQAFPRYVRDRDAHLKDLVRQLKRENNFAALKDAGRGLFPAAQSALDKAIRN; encoded by the coding sequence ATGACAACCCCGATTCGTTTCGCCCAAGGCGATACGGTCCGCCACCCCAAACGCCCCGAGTGGGGCGTGGGTACCGTACGCAGCATCCAGGCCATCGCTCAGCCCGACGGCACCCGTGCCCAGCGGCTCACCGTCGATTTCGCCAACCAGGGCCGAAAGAACATCAACACCGCCATCGCCCCGCTCATCCGCGAAGGCGAGGCCAAGCCCGTCGCCCCCGCCAAGCCCAAGACCCGTCGCAACACCCCCCAGCCCCCCCTGCCCCAGCCAAAAACCGCCAAGGCCGCCGCGTCGGTCACCCCCAACGGCGACGGATCCGCGGGCAACGGCTCCAGCGGCAGCGGTTGGCTCGACGCCATGGACCCCGACGGCGCCAAGTCCAACGAACTCTGGGACCTGCCCGACGAGCTCTCCGACCCCTTCGCCAGCCTCCCCGAACGCCTCGCCGCCACGCTCAAGACCTACCGCTTCTCCACCGAGCCGCGGGCCCTCATGGACTGGGCCGTCGTGCAGACCGGCCTCAACGACCCGCTGTCCAAATACACCCGCTCCGAACTCGAGCAGGCCTTCCCCCGCTACGTCCGCGACCGCGACGCCCACCTCAAAGACCTGGTGCGTCAGCTCAAGCGCGAAAACAACTTCGCCGCACTGAAAGACGCCGGCCGAGGCCTCTTCCCCGCCGCCCAATCGGCGTTGGACAAAGCGATCCGGAATTAA